One stretch of Juglans microcarpa x Juglans regia isolate MS1-56 chromosome 3D, Jm3101_v1.0, whole genome shotgun sequence DNA includes these proteins:
- the LOC121255178 gene encoding uncharacterized mitochondrial protein AtMg00810-like: MDVHNAFLHGELDEEVYMIPPPGYCIKGETRADHSLFTLTTPTSLTLILVYVDDILVAGNDLSQVTFFKSVISTHFKTKDLGPLKYFLRLEVARSPSGIFLNQQKYALDILADSGQLGSRPAPFPMEQNLKLNDTDGDPLPDPAPYRRLVGRLIYLTITRPDIVFAVNILSQFMHAPQIPHMTAATRVLHYLKSAPGQGIFFPSSNDIHVRAYTDSDWASCPTTQRSTTGFFITLGSSPISWRTKKQTTVACSSTEAEYRAMAVTTCELVWLQQLFHDLGIPHKISMTLYCDNQPPSTLLKI; this comes from the exons ATGGACGTCCATAATGCCTTCTTGCATGGCGAACTTGATGAAGAAGTTTACATGATTCCACCAcctggatattgtattaagggGGAGACTCGA GCAGACCACTCTCTATTCACCTTGACTACTCCTACTAGTCTTACACTTATTCTTGTATATGTGGACGACATCTTGGTCGCTGGCAATGATCTCTCTCAggtcacatttttcaaatctgttatttcaactcacttcaaAACCAAGGATCTCGGAcctctcaaatatttccttAGACTTGAAGTCGCTCGCTCTCCTTCTGGCATTTTTCTTAATCAGCAAAAATATGCCTTGGACATTCTTGCCGATAGTGGTCAACTTGGTTCTCGCCCTGCTCCATTTCCCATGGAACAAAATTTGAAGCTCAACGACACTGATGGTGACCCTCTTCCTGATCCCGCTCCTTACCGACGATTAGTTGGACGACTCATCTATCTCACCATCACCAGACCCGACATCGTCTTTGCAGTTAATATTCTCagtcaattcatgcatgctcCTCAAATTCCTCACATGACAGCCGCCACTCGTGTTCTCCACTACCTTAAAAGCGCTCCAGGACAAGGCATTTTCTTTCCCTCTTCTAATGATATTCATGTTCGTGCTTACACAGATTCTGATTGGGCTAGCTGTCCTACTACTCAACGCTCCACGACAGGCTTCTTCATCACACTTGGTTCTAGTCCCATTTCTTGGCGCACTAAGAAACAAACTACAGTTGCTTGCTCCTCTACAGAAGCTGAATATCGTGCCATGGCCGTCACCACATGCGAACTAGTCTGGTTACAACAGCTCTTTCATGACCTTGGCATCCCACATAAAATTTCTATGACTCTCTATTGTGACAATCAGCCACCCTCCACATTGCTCAAAATCTAG